Proteins encoded within one genomic window of Triticum aestivum cultivar Chinese Spring chromosome 2D, IWGSC CS RefSeq v2.1, whole genome shotgun sequence:
- the LOC123053598 gene encoding uncharacterized protein, whose protein sequence is MLSSDHPSGPSCSSQSVVRVVGADPATFHAADSPESAHQDPADLVQPCPTFSIRDYVFDSRSKGIKRSWPFHPQSLELCLKRGVKDLLPPFEPPDLLRSRSFYTCVDSEQSAACLEADAFVDLVKAREAGLTNVNTTGINLQSCQSADESLGPSQYTPTEGGKTATDQGGNINELGHTSKAIQAYQEDNICTKASSGTEVARPYLKSLGSSRETSEKKGKLLVKSGSMTDIRQRKDLSYNSSSVSNPKASNTCPVCKVFSSPSNTTLNAHIDQCLYAVSNAEPVVETVIVKPKVKQRKMQLMVDIYKTALPYTLDDLDRRNGTNWAIDLSVPAVNKVLCTKNRSPRVVPSEAKDSERDSDVYVDSNGIKIRILSKPIGAPLVLGNDGLKQVEKHQTGKSTLMKKTSLESKSFRNKKFKVHGKKCNRLNHLKSQVELYPDGDIHADTSEEELAMHTQKPTESSSCGRSGTIRQWVCSKRSGITNNLSRKSNNILSDSMKPGTKKLARSRMIGGFDDPQITGSYTEAFSSRSTEETATTLEVNENDDHEKGSSRLFRSIPRWSSENPSSSSAFPKVPRSAATLAKRKIKEIGRREASRSDKYDTVRNSTSTKCSEPCLSVSIRGLSNDSKRTVSTSKVLRKHRSVSRTRKRDFSPSISGLVNDFGQEHELDHRHVNNTFSVTNNGTSDKVVKHTQEDTTDNDISYGTDMPALGQGDHQHDVTQQTTSTHMDSEGEEHATQMQCTSVSRNTHEDCCSAISSGSLSLENSKTVPKGSSSMQDQCSTKQSTHHTHVSNIVTNNEMEECQVDPASTKESSTCLTNNREMGLATPRDNSSITSNREDSNQDHVFLAFGRDSSDSPISVASTMSSPVALNGSRNEESGPGQSTVNVRTLEKSMSGSSNQETKSMPPAREGDQLAKEKLYCCSCRESISREPHLDHESSTARSDTFARKQVPQLHMGLRTSSSFSTYQRTDTNSNPYLDSHGQLLTGKVITESSMSSLSYATDCIRPALQTQLPSPPSPMLRLMGKNLMVMNSQESGRPQAPKPDYMLGGNYMPPASFVPPDYQHSHSALIDRTPSARSHQIPLPSVQASNFVGPPMHGGFMVQSNHHSLQKPYRNPAPVMHHPTYMMKEVIMINDDPPECRSEPQVSMHPPTGTYPTSISVPNNFGPRPFYCHPPPMQILPRENFAGSMPVFPMFGAQRQQVRYSQSLHLTPSRVQPPQGYINPHVYYPQDLR, encoded by the exons AGATTATGTTTTTGATTCGAGGAGCAAAGGCATCAAGAGAAGTTGGCCTTTCCACCCGCAGTCACTGGAACTTTGCTTGAAGCGTGGAGTTAAAGATCTACTGCCTCCATTCGAGCCTCCCGATTTGCTCCGGTCAAGGTCTTTCTATACTTGCGTAGACTCTGAGCAGTCTGCTGCATGCCTAGAAGCCGATGCTTTTGTTGATTTGGTAAAGGCTAGAGAAGCTGGTTTGACAAATGTGAATACAACTGGTATCAACCTCCAGTCATGTCAATCAGCAGATGAGTCACTTGGTCCATCTCAATACACTCCTACAGAGGGTGGGAAGACTGCTACTGACCAAGGTGGAAATATAAATGAATTAGGCCATACTAGTAAGGCTATACAAGCATATCAGGAAGATAATATTTGCACCAAAGCAAGTTCGGGGACAGAGGTTGCTCGACCCTATTTGAAAAGTCTTGGCTCATCACGTGAGACTTCAGAAAAGAAGGGCAAGTTGCTAGTCAAGTCAGGCTCTATGACAGATATCCGTCAGAGAAAAGATTTATCATACAACTCTAGCTCGGTTTCGAATCCAAAGGCTTCAAATACCTGTCCTGTTTGCAAAGTCTTCTCTTCTCCATCAAATACCACTTTGAATGCACACATAGATCAGTGCCTTTATGCTGTGTCTAATGCCGAGCCAGTAGTAGAGACGGTTATTGTGAAGCCAAAAGTGAAGCAGAGGAAGATGCAACTGATGGTGGACATTTACAAGACAGCCCTTCCATACACTCTTGATGACCTTGATCGGAGGAACGGGACTAACTGGGCTATCGATTTGTCTGTGCCAGCTGTGAACAAGGTGCTTTGCACTAAGAACCGTAGCCCACGAGTGGTACCATCTGAAGCAAAAGATAGTGAAAGAGATAGTGATGTCTATGTTGATTCAAATGGCataaaaatcagaattttatccaAGCCTATCGGTGCACCCTTGGTCTTGGGCAATGATGGTTTAAAGCAAGTTGAAAAGCACCAGACTGGAAAGAGTACATTGATGAAAAAGACATCCTTGGAATCTAAATCATTTAGGAATAAAAAGTTCAAGGTACATGGAAAGAAGTGCAACCGACTAAACCATTTGAAATCTCAG GTTGAATTATACCCAGATGGGGATATCCATGCTGACACCTCTGAGGAGGAGCTGGCCATGCATACACAGAAACCTACTGAAAGCAGCAGTTGTGGTCGTTCGGGAACTATAAGGCAATGGGTGTGCTCCAAACGTTCGGGTATCACTAACAATTTGAGCAGAAAGTCAAATAATATATTGTCAGATAGCATGAAACCTGGAACAAAGAAATTGGCTAGGAGCCGCATGATTGGTGGCTTTGATGATCCTCAAATTACAGGAAGTTATACTGAGGCATTTTCTTCACGGTCAACAGAAGAGACAGCCACCACTTTGGAAGTcaatgaaaatgatgatcatgaaaagGGTTCTTCAAGATTATTCAGATCAATTCCCAGATGGTCATCAGAAAATCCTTCATCCAGCAGTGCCTTCCCAAAAGTACCTAGATCAGCTGCTACTCTTGCGAAGAGAAAAATTAAGGAGATTGGAAGAAGAGAAGCTTCTAGGTCTGATAAGTATGATACAGTGAGGAATTCCACCTCGACAAAATGCTCTGAACCTTGTCTTTCTGTTTCCATTAGAGGTCTGAGTAATGACTCAAAGAGGACAGTGTCTACTTCTAAGGTGTTAAGAAAGCACAGATCTGTATCGAGGACTCGCAAGCGTGACTTTTCACCTTCTATTAGTGGGCTAGTCAATGATTTTGGTCAAGAGCATGAACTTGATCACAGACATGTAAACAATACCTTCAGCGTTACTAATAATGGCACATCCGATAAGGTTGTAAAGCATACCCAAGAAGATACCACAGATAATGATATCTCTTATGGAACTGACATGCCGGCATTGGGGCAAGGGGATCATCAGCATGATGTGACACAACAAACAACAAGTACGCATATGGATTCTGAAGGTGAAGAACATGCAACTCAAATGCAATGTACCTCGGTCTCCAGAAATACTCACGAGGACTGTTGCAGTGCAATAAGTAGTGGTTCTTTGAGTCTTGAAAATAGCAAAACTGTGCCCAAAGGAAGTTCATCAATGCAGGATCAATGCTCCACTAAGCAATCCACACATCATACTCATGTGTCAAACATTGTTACCAATAATGAGATGGAGGAATGTCAGGTAGACCCAGCTTCAACTAAGGAATCTAGCACCTGCTTAACTAATAACAGGGAAATGGGTCTTGCAACTCCTCGGGATAACTCGTCAATAACGTCGAACAGAGAAGACTCTAACCAAGATCATGTTTTTTTGGCATTTGGTCGGGACTCATCAGACTCTCCTATTTCGGTTGCCTCAACTATGTCTTCTCCAGTTGCTTTGAATGGTTCAAGAAATGAAGAGTCAGGACCAGGCCAATCGACCGTAAATGTTAGGACACTTGAAAAGAGCATGTCTGGGAGCTCAAATCAGGAGACGAAGTCGATGCCTCCAGCAAGAGAAGGTGACCAGTTGGCTAAGGAGAAGTTGTATTGCTGCTCTTGTCGTGAGAGCATCTCCAGGGAGCCTCACTTAGACCATGAAAGTTCAACAGCCAGATCAGACACTTTTGCTAGAAAACAAGTTCCACAATTGCACATGGGTTTACGGACATCATCATCTTTCAGCACATACCAAAGAACAGACACAAATTCAAACCCTTACTTAGATTCACATGGTCAGCTATTAACTGGCAAAGTTATAACTGAATCTTCCATGAGCTCCCTGTCTTATGCGACAGATTGTATCAGACCAGCATTGCAAACTCAACTTCCATCGCCGCCAAGTCCTATGTTGAGACTGATGGGCAAGAACTTGATGGTGATGAACAGCCAGGAGAGTGGGCGTCCTCAAGCTCCAAAGCCAGACTACATGCTGGGAGGGAATTACATGCCACCTGCTAGTTTTGTGCCTCCAGACTACCAACATAGTCATTCTGCATTGATCGACAGAACTCCATCAGCAAGGAGTCACCAGATTCCTCTTCCAAGTGTTCAAGCTAGcaactttgttgggcctccaatgcATGGTGGTTTCATGGTGCAATCTAATCATCATTCTCTGCAGAAACCATACAGGAACCCTGCTCCAGTCATGCATCACCCTACCTACATGATGAAAGAGGTTATCATGATTAATGACGATCCTCCTGAATGCAGAAGTGAGCCACAAGTCAGTATGCATCCTCCCACTGGAACCTATCCAACATCAATCTCCGTCCCAAACAATTTTGGGCCCAGGCCATTTTACTGCCATCCACCGCCGAtgcaaattttgccaagggagaaTTTTGCTGGATCAATGCCTGTTTTCCCAATGTTTGGTGCTCAAAGGCAGCAAGTCAGATATAGCCAATCCTTACATCTCACCCCGTCTCGCGTCCAGCCTCCACAAGGTTACATAAACCCACATGTTTACTATCCGCAGGATTTACGGTGA